ATCGCATCGAACTCTGGATAACCCATCGCTCTGCCGGACAGTTTGCCGAGGCCATTCGACCAGCTCCGCCACAACCGCACGGTCTCAGCGCCGCCAGCCGCGTGGTTGCCCAGTGCGGTCAGGGCTTGGCAATAGGCGCGGAGCTCGTGGACTTCACGCCAACGGTTGGCCTGGTCGCGGAGGGTCGCGGCGTTGTGGGCTCCGAGCGCCTTGCCGCGCGCTTCCACGATTGCCAGTTCCCGGCGCCGTTGCCGGTAGTGGTGACGACGGCGGCGACGTGGGCGTCCTTGTGCATGTCGACTCCGCTCACATCCTTCCATCGCGTGGATTGCACGAACGGACCACCGATGAAGTAATCGCGGCGGTCGAATCCGTGTTCGGTCCTGGAAAGGTGGTCGATCGCCTTTATTTCAAGTTGAAGGACTCCACGAAACCTGCCGATGTTCGTAAACGAGAGAGCCTGCCTCACCTGGCAGAAGTGGCCGAAGGGTGCGAATTAGAGGTCCGGCGGGGTACTGCCGATCCCGCGGCCGCGATTGCAGGTAGGAGGTGAACGCGTACCGGAAATTCCGCCGGTCAACGCCACCAACCCGAAGAACGCCGGCGGAACGACCAGGCCGGTCAGGAACAGAGCATGCCTGTCGAGCATGAACCGCTCGAGCAGGGCCAGGTCACCGCGCAGCACGGCGAGCATTCCAGCAGGGCGGGCGAGATGTTCCGCTAGCCACCGCCCCAAATCCTCACGTCCCCCACCAGCCGTACTCGGCGGTTCCAGTACAACGGTGTGGGCTGGATGCCGGCGAGCGGATCTTCCAGGCGCGGCCGGCGACGGCCACAACTCCCGAATGACGATGAGGGCCTCGCCGCATCCCAGGACACCGGCCACGACGGCGAGCGTGTTGATCGTGCGACCCCCTGAACCTTGCCCGTCAAGATTCGGGCACCGGTCGACAGGTGCGACAACCGCCGCATCCACCACAACCCCACGGCGTAGATCTCGGCGACCACGGCCAGCACCGTCTGTCCGAGAGGAGTCCCGTACGGGGCCGCGAGCATCTGCGAGGTGACGAACAGCGCGCTCAACGCCCCGACGGACAGAATGATGGCCAGCAACGTCGTACGAAGCCCGGCGCGTGCGGCCTCGACCTGACCTCGGACGATGACCTCCGCCGAGAACCTCGCCAAGGCCATGCGGATCGCCGAACCCCAGGCTTTGGACCTGGTCAAGACTGTCAAGCAAGAGATTGCCGACAACTTTTCCGAGGACCTTGCCCGCCAGGGCGAACTCTAGGGCAAGGTCGGCGGGAGGCCGTCGTGAACGCCGGACGGATCTCCTACGCCGATCAAGACCGGGCCGCTGCCGCCGAAGCCCGCCGCCGGCTTGACCGGACGGCCACCCGGTCGGGATCCGCGGTGAGGAGGTCCGACGCCTCCGGGGTCCGAGCGGTTCAGCCAGTTCGCACAGACCCTCCTCGCAGGCAAGGGCACGTTCTGCCCGCACATCGGCATTCACCCATGTTCGCCCACGCCGCCGCTTGGGCCACCAACCCAACTCGTCTGCACCATCTGCATCGGAACGCTCCAACCTCCCGGAGGCGAAAAGCGGCTGCTGCGACCAGTGCAGGAAACCCGCGACGCAACTCCATACCGGAGCCGCCGCACACGGCCCGTTCTGAGGACCTACCGGCTCTGCGCACCACGCACCCGCGCCGTCACCTGAGCCACGGGTCACGCTTCGGAGCCGGGAGTCCCTTCGCCGCATCAGAGCCCCTCTGCGCGCTCGGCAACGAGCCGCACTGATTCCACTCGGAGGCACCCCTTTTGGCTCGCCCGAATGACCATCTGCTGTCGGTCTCCGAGGTCGCCGAGTACCTCGGCATCCGCAAGTCCTGGATCTACGACAACCGGCAGAACGAGGCCATCCCGTTCTTCCGGATCGGCAACCAGCTCCGTGCCCGTCGCGCCGAGCTGGACGACTGGCTCAAGTCCCAGCGAGCCGCCTGAAGCGTCGGCGCATCCATCGACTGGTCATCCAGACCGGTGCTGGACAGCTCCGCGCGGAGCTGTCCAGCACTGCGACCGCCCTACTCAACGAACAGGAGAACTGAATGGCGACCGGCACCGGAGTTCGTGGTGTGGTCGGCCGGAGAGCTGAGGATCTTCCTGTCCAAGGAGGGTAAGTCTCTCCAGTTCGCGCTGTGGCACTTCGTCGCCTCCACCGGAGTTCGACGCGGTGAGGTCCTGTGGCCTGCGGTGGCGGGACATCGCCTGGGAGACCAAGACGGCGACCGTACGTCAGACGGTCGGGGCCATCCGGGGGAAGGTGATCCGTGAGCCTCTGCCCAAGAGCAACAAGCCCCGCGTGATCGACCTGGACGCCAAGACCATCAAAGTCCTCAAGGCGCACAGGGCCGCCCAGGCGGCGGACAAGCTCCAACTCGGCGAGCGCTGGGTGGACGAGGATCTCGTTTTCGCCCGTGGCTCCTTCCAGCTCGCCGAGGGGAAGACTGCCGGCGGCCCCCTCCATCCCGAGCGGACGTCACGGCCCTTCAAGGCCCGGCTCGGACGTCACGGACTTCCCGAGGTTCGCTTCCACGACCTCCGCCACACCGGGGCGACCCTCGCCCTCCGCGCCGGCGTTCCGGTCAAGGTCGTGTAGGAACGGCTGGGCCACGCCAACCCCTCGATCACGATGAACATCTACGCGCACGTCCTGCCGGGGATGCAGGCGGAAGCGGCTGAGAAGGTCGCCGCGCTGTTCGCCTGATCCGGCGACCGAGCAGGGTTGCACCCTGCGTTGCACTCCGAGGATGCACCGGACAGAGAAAAAGGCCCCGTGACCAGGGCCTTTGACTTAAATGATCTTGTGTCCGAGGGGGGACTTGAACCCCCATGCCCCGTGAAGGGCACTAGCACCTCAAGCTAGCGCGTCTGCCTATTCCGCCACCCGGACCTGCGTGCGCGCGCCTCAGCGCGCGGCGGCGTGCCAACGATACCAAAGGTCCAGACTCGCGGCGAAGTCGATCGCGGGGCACGATGGGGGCGGGTGGGAGCGGCGACGGGTGAAGGGTGGGAAGAGTGGTCCAGGCGGGCACGGCGGAGGACGAGGTCGTTCGGCTCTGTCAGGAGCTGATCCGGATCGACACCAGCAATCCCGGGGACCACTCGGGGCCGGGGGAGCGGGTGGCGGCCGAGTACGTGGCGGAGAAGTTGGCGGAGGTGGGGCTCGAGCCGACCCTGCTGGAGTCGCGGCCCGGGAGGGCCAGCGTGGTGGCGCGGATCGAGGGGGAGGATCCGGGGCGGGACGCCCTGCTGCTGCACGGGCATCTGGACGTGGTGCCGGCGCGGGCCGAGGACTGGACGCGGGATCCGTTCGGCGGGGAGATCGCCGACGGGTGCGTGTGGGGTCGCGGCGCGGTCGACATGAAGGACATGGACGCCATGATCCTGGCGGTCGTTCGGGAACGGCTGCGGGAGGGGCGCAGGCCGCCGCGGGACGTGGTGGTGGCGTTCCTGGCCGACGAGGAGGCCGGGGGTCGGTGGGGGGCCCGGTGGCTGGTGGACGAGCATCCGGAGCTCTTCGAGGGGTGCACGGAGGCGGTCGGCGAGGTCGGCGGGTTCAGTCTGACGGTGCCGGGCGACCGGCGGATGTATCTGATCGAGGCGGCGGAGAAGGGCCTCGCCTGGATGCGGCTGACCGCGAGCGGGACGGCCGGGCACGGGTCGATGGTGCATCCGGACAACGCGGTGACCGCGGTGGCGGCGGCGGTGGCGCGGCTGGGGTCGCACGAGTTCCCGATCCGGCTGACGAAGACGGTGCGGGCGTTCCTCGAACGGACCTGCCTGGCGTACGGGGTGGAGTTCGATCCGGACCATCCGGAGAAATGCCTCGAGGAGATCGGTCCGTTGGCACGGATGATCGGGGCCACTCTTCGCAATACGCTCAATCCGACCCGACTGGACGCCGGATACAAGGTGAACGTCATTCCGCAGGAGGCGACCGCTCAGGTGGACGGCCGATTCCTGCCGGGACACGAGGAGGAGTTCTTCGCGACGGTCGACGAACTGCTCGGGCCGAACGTCACCCGGGAGTTCGTGCACCACGACCTGGCCGTCGAGACCGAGTACGAGGGGGCCCTGGTCGCCGCCATGGAGGCCGCGCTGACCTCGGAGGATCCCGGCGCGCTCCCCGTCCCGTACTGCCTGTCGGGGGGAACGGACGCCAAGGCGTTCGCCCGGCTGGGCATGCGCTGCTTCGGGTTCGCCCCGCTGCGACTTCCCCCGGATCTGGACTTTTCCGGAATGTTCCATGGTGTGGATGAAAGGGTTCCGGTGGACGGTCTGCGATTCGGTGTACGGGTGCTGGATCGGTTCCTCGATCGCGCTTAGGGATTTCGAAGAATATTGTTCGAAAGGCTGTGATCCGCGCGGTCCGTGGTGCTACGGTCACCATGCGTAGGGAGCGGGCGATCTCGTTCCCGTCGGGATCTGCAGCCGGGGAGGGCCCGTGGGTGACGGCCGCTCGCGAGCACGGACGGTCATCGTCCGGTCGGCTCGCATGGCGGCCCACCGCAGATCCCTCCGGCGACTGTTGGTCATCACGGGCCTCGCCGTCTCCGGCTGGTTGTGCGGCGCACTCGCCGGCACGACCACGGACGCGGCCCAGGCGGCTGCGGCCACCCACCCGGCGACCTCGACGACCCTTGCGCACGGCCCGACGGACGCGCCGGCGTTGATCCCCTCCGCCCCGGACAGGGGCGTGACCGCCCCTCCCAGAGGCGTCCAGCGGTCGGCGCCTCCCTCGACGGGGGGCCCCTTCACGGGGGGTTCCCTCCTCCCGGAGGTCCCCGTTCCGGGGACGCGGACACCGTTCGATCGGGCCGGGGGCGGGATCGTCCACCGGTTCGGGGACCTGATGCCCGGCCGGACGCCCGGGCGGCTCACCCCACCGGATCTGCTCGACCCGATTCCCCCGCACGGCGGTAAGGGCAAGGGCGACCGTTTCGACGCCAGGTGGCTTCCGTGGGACGACGGCGAAGGCGATGACGCCGCACCCCGTTCCGAGGTGAGGCCGCACGGCGCGGTCGTCCAAGCGGGCCCGTCCCTAGGTACGGGGCACGACCGGGGAGCGGCACAGGCCGACCCGGATAGAGGCGGCGACGTGGGCGGCACGCAGCAGTCGCCGCGGCAGGGGGACGGGCCGTTCTCCGTGGACGGGCCGTCCGTTCCGGGAGTGACGGGCTGGGTCCTCGGCGGATACCTCGCCCAGACCGGCCACCCGCGACAGGTGAGGTCCGCCTCCGTGGCCGGGCCGCGTACCGAGGTGCCCGTCGTCCGTACGGCAGCGGACGAGCCTTCCTTCGCACCCGACTGATCTTCGGGCTCCGGCCCGTTCCCTGCCCGGGTACGGGCGGAGCCTCGTCCGCGCCGCCACCCGACGGCGGCGCTCCCTTCTCGAGCATCGGCCGGCCACCGCCTCATGCCCTGAGGGCCTCCTCGTTCGGTGACCCCTGATGTGCACGGGTCCGGCGGTGGACGCGGTGTCGGTTCGAGAAGTCCTCCCCTTCCATGCAAGTCACCCCCCGAATGGAGCATTCATGCGAACGTGGGCCAAGGGCAGCGCTCGTACCATCTTGCTCGCCGCGGGCTTCGTCGCCCTCGGAGCCGGCACCGTGTTCCCGCCCGGCGCGCACGCCGACGCCATCACCGGCGGCGAGTCCGGAATCCTCGGCGGCAACCAGGTCAACGCGCCGACGAGCATGCCCGTGACCGTCTGCGGCAACGCCGTCGCGGTCCTCGGAGCGGCGCACGCCGAATGCCGGAACGACGGCCGATCCTCGACAACCCCGTCCGGTGACGCGTACACCGACGGTCGCGGCGGCGTCGGCAGCGGCAACCAGCTCAACGCGCCGGTCCCGTCGTCCGTCGACGTGTGCGGCAACGCGGTGGCGGTCGGCGGCGCGGCCACCGGATCCTGCTACCACGGCCCCGACACAGCGCCCGGGGCCCCCCGCCGGAGCACGGACGCGGCGACCTTCGGCGATGGCGGCGACCTCGCCGGCAACCAGGCCCTGGCACCGGTCACGGCTCCCAGCGAGCTGTGCGGCAACGCGGTCGGGGTGCTGGGCTCGGCGGCCGCCGGTTGCCTGAAGGAGACCCTCGGTTCCGGGCACGGCATGACGCACGGACACCCTGGGGGCCTCGACCACGGCCTCTTGGGGCAGGACCTTCCGAACGTGCCTGGGCACCCGGACGTGCCGGGGGCCGCTCGGCTGCCGCAGGGGGAGCAGCCCCAGGGGACCGACCTGCCCCCTGGCGTGCAGGTGCCCGTGCCCCCGCGAGGGACGCAGGTCTCCACGAGGCCCGAGGTCCTCAATGGGGCGTACCCCTACGAGGTGCCGGGCTTGGACACGCCGGGGGGCATCCGGCCAGCTTCTAGCCGAGCGCCTCGGGTCAACCCCGTGCTCCCGGAGGGCGTGCAACTGCCGACCCGGTCCGAGACTCCAGAAATCCCTGCGGTGCCGAAGGGCGTGAAAGTCCCCAACGCCCCCGGGGACGCGCGGAGCGTTGAGCTGCCTCCGACCGCCCCCGGGGCCGTTCAGCCGCTCAGGCCCGAGCCGCCGAAGGGGCTGAAGACCCCCGAGGGAGTAGAGGTGCCGACCCTCCCGGGCGCCCCCGAGGTCCCGGCCCCGGCGGTCCCGGCCGTCCCGGCGGGGTGGCGGGCGCCGTCGGCCCCTGGAATGCCCACGGTGCCGGCCCCCGCCGGCCCGGAGCTCCCCGGGAACGTGCAGTTGCCCGCCCGACCGTCGACGCAGGGCGACCCGCGAGAGGTGTCCCGACCGAGACCGGCTCAGAAGGCGACGCTGCCTCAGCTCCCGGCACAGCCGCCGACTGCGGACGTGCCCGGCCTGCCGACCCTCCCCAACGTGACGAAGGTGGCGCCCGTGGACCCGACCTCGCCACTGCCCGCCCTGCCCAAGCTGCCGGACGCGACCGTCCCGGGCGGCACCCCCTCCCTGCCGAACGCGTTGGACGGTCTGGGCCTCCCCAAGGCCCCGGGTGCTCCGTCCGGGCCGAACGCCCCCGAACTCCCGACCGCGCCCGTCGCTCCCGGAACGCCCCACCTCCAGGGCAGCCTCGCCGCGCCCGCCGTTCCCCTGGGTCACG
The DNA window shown above is from Thermomonospora umbrina and carries:
- a CDS encoding tyrosine-type recombinase/integrase, with translation MRSCGLRWRDIAWETKTATVRQTVGAIRGKVIREPLPKSNKPRVIDLDAKTIKVLKAHRAAQAADKLQLGERWVDEDLVFARGSFQLAEGKTAGGPLHPERTSRPFKARLGRHGLPEVRFHDLRHTGATLALRAGVPVKVV
- a CDS encoding chaplin family protein, which encodes MRTWAKGSARTILLAAGFVALGAGTVFPPGAHADAITGGESGILGGNQVNAPTSMPVTVCGNAVAVLGAAHAECRNDGRSSTTPSGDAYTDGRGGVGSGNQLNAPVPSSVDVCGNAVAVGGAATGSCYHGPDTAPGAPRRSTDAATFGDGGDLAGNQALAPVTAPSELCGNAVGVLGSAAAGCLKETLGSGHGMTHGHPGGLDHGLLGQDLPNVPGHPDVPGAARLPQGEQPQGTDLPPGVQVPVPPRGTQVSTRPEVLNGAYPYEVPGLDTPGGIRPASSRAPRVNPVLPEGVQLPTRSETPEIPAVPKGVKVPNAPGDARSVELPPTAPGAVQPLRPEPPKGLKTPEGVEVPTLPGAPEVPAPAVPAVPAGWRAPSAPGMPTVPAPAGPELPGNVQLPARPSTQGDPREVSRPRPAQKATLPQLPAQPPTADVPGLPTLPNVTKVAPVDPTSPLPALPKLPDATVPGGTPSLPNALDGLGLPKAPGAPSGPNAPELPTAPVAPGTPHLQGSLAAPAVPLGHGTSDVHGVLGAPGVPVGQGTSDLRGVLGAPGVPVGQATSDLQGSLGVPAVPLGHGTSDVHGDLGTSGVPVGHGTSDVHRDLRAPGVPARAAGLPAGPGGVGDLDVPVRPGPFGAPETPQGASGSLTPGLPGFLREYRGTRAQTADHMASMPRTGGNFGQPRVLSMARTMPMAGVLPARPPALGVTRAVSFRIPVRPGAGTVTPNGLPNGLGRAPVDPEVPQVRLPALPVQVPVTGSDVVGGVKPPALPDLPKLPVTEMPVTPRTGGQGHRTLPAPAASDRPSTEDPATGGPVSPAGKTPKGIDVGPVASGVNTPAAGGPVGPLLTASGALVPGMPGTPVIGLPTGNAPIGNLPTGNLPTGNAPVGNLPGGNAPAGNAPIGDLPIGNAPTGNLPGGNALTGNLPTGNAPTGDLHGGNAPTGDLPGGNVLGQAGGAAGQAADAAGSAVGDVVQGVGAVPAELNDVRRVAGGEPLLDGRESAGASWLVAVAAMMTTLSALVGLNRRRAVRK
- a CDS encoding M20/M25/M40 family metallo-hydrolase; this encodes MGRVVQAGTAEDEVVRLCQELIRIDTSNPGDHSGPGERVAAEYVAEKLAEVGLEPTLLESRPGRASVVARIEGEDPGRDALLLHGHLDVVPARAEDWTRDPFGGEIADGCVWGRGAVDMKDMDAMILAVVRERLREGRRPPRDVVVAFLADEEAGGRWGARWLVDEHPELFEGCTEAVGEVGGFSLTVPGDRRMYLIEAAEKGLAWMRLTASGTAGHGSMVHPDNAVTAVAAAVARLGSHEFPIRLTKTVRAFLERTCLAYGVEFDPDHPEKCLEEIGPLARMIGATLRNTLNPTRLDAGYKVNVIPQEATAQVDGRFLPGHEEEFFATVDELLGPNVTREFVHHDLAVETEYEGALVAAMEAALTSEDPGALPVPYCLSGGTDAKAFARLGMRCFGFAPLRLPPDLDFSGMFHGVDERVPVDGLRFGVRVLDRFLDRA
- a CDS encoding helix-turn-helix domain-containing protein; the protein is MARPNDHLLSVSEVAEYLGIRKSWIYDNRQNEAIPFFRIGNQLRARRAELDDWLKSQRAA